The following is a genomic window from Methanoplanus sp. FWC-SCC4.
GGAAAAATAGTAAGAACTGATTTTTATGCAGGACGAAACACTTCTTATGATGCCAGGTCCTGTCCCGATGCCGCAGAGGGTCAGACTGGCAATGTCAAGACAGGCGATCAACCACAGAGGAGCGGAATTTGCAGAGTGCTTTGACGACATCACAAGGATGCTCAAACCTATGTTTGGAACAGAAAACGACATGCTCATTCTGTCCGGTTCAGGCAGTGCGGGAATGGAAGCCGCCGTTGCAAACTTCTGCCCTGGCAAAAAGGTTGCATCCCTTGTAAACGGAAAGTTCGGTGACCGTCTATACAAAATAAGCAAAATGTATGCAGGCGAAACAGTCGAACTTGCATCAGAATGGGGAACACCCCTGCCACTTGAGCAGCTTGAAGCGGAACTTGAAAACGGCGCTGAGGTTGTAACCCTCGTCCACAACGAGACATCCGCCGCAATCAAAAACCCGGCAGAAGAAGTGGGAAGGCTCTGCAAAAAGCATGATGCACTCTTTATAATGGACGGAATCACCTCAATCGCAGGCGATGAGGTACAGGCAGACAAGTGGGGCGCTGACGTTGCAATTGTCGGGTCACAAAAATGCCTTGCAGCACCGGCAGGACTTGCAGC
Proteins encoded in this region:
- a CDS encoding pyridoxal-phosphate-dependent aminotransferase family protein, whose protein sequence is MQDETLLMMPGPVPMPQRVRLAMSRQAINHRGAEFAECFDDITRMLKPMFGTENDMLILSGSGSAGMEAAVANFCPGKKVASLVNGKFGDRLYKISKMYAGETVELASEWGTPLPLEQLEAELENGAEVVTLVHNETSAAIKNPAEEVGRLCKKHDALFIMDGITSIAGDEVQADKWGADVAIVGSQKCLAAPAGLAAVSVSERAWENIAEWKPFYLDLASYKKSAAKSQTPYTPAIPLFFALREACNIIEEEGLENRIERHRNMAAAVRKAAEVWGLDLFAKTDKFHSYSNTATGICYPEGIDDSKFRGAVKKMGIEFSGGQDHLKGKIFRIGTMGATGAPEILAVLSAVQRTLKEQGYEPAGCGVQAAAEVLKV